A genomic segment from Bosea sp. OAE506 encodes:
- a CDS encoding chloramphenicol acetyltransferase has protein sequence MAARKLGLEPVIHETAVVREATLGRYTEIGARTSFVESTMGDYSYVVNDSNIIYTTIGKFCSIAAMTRINPGNHPMQRASQSHFTYRASAYFEDAQDDAAFFDWRRSTPVTIGHDVWIGHGAIILPGRSIGTGAVVAGGAVVTKDVAPYTIVAGNPARVIRRRFHEEASERLTKLAWWDWDHLCLREALADFRALSVDAFLDRYEAERAKTAWSLDE, from the coding sequence ATGGCCGCCAGGAAGCTCGGGCTCGAACCGGTTATCCATGAGACGGCGGTCGTCCGGGAGGCGACGCTGGGGCGCTACACCGAGATCGGCGCGCGGACCTCCTTCGTCGAGTCGACGATGGGCGACTACTCCTATGTCGTGAACGATTCCAATATCATCTACACGACCATCGGCAAGTTCTGCTCGATCGCAGCGATGACCCGGATCAACCCCGGCAACCATCCGATGCAGCGCGCCAGCCAGTCGCATTTCACTTATCGCGCCAGCGCCTATTTCGAGGATGCGCAGGACGACGCCGCCTTCTTCGACTGGCGCCGCTCGACGCCGGTGACGATCGGCCACGATGTCTGGATCGGCCATGGCGCCATCATCCTGCCCGGCCGCAGCATCGGGACAGGCGCCGTCGTGGCGGGAGGAGCGGTCGTCACCAAGGACGTCGCGCCCTACACCATCGTCGCCGGAAATCCGGCCAGAGTGATCCGCCGCCGCTTCCACGAAGAGGCGTCAGAGCGGTTGACGAAGCTGGCTTGGTGGGACTGGGACCATCTGTGCCTTCGCGAGGCACTTGCCGATTTCCGCGCCCTCTCGGTGGACGCTTTTCTCGACCGCTACGAAGCGGAGAGGGCCAAAACTGCCTGGTCATTAGACGAATGA
- a CDS encoding DUF1045 domain-containing protein yields the protein MQALAFGIVQAFEPFRAALGQADRARRLASPLTPAERAHLDAYGYPYVGDAFRFHMTLTGALPPEEAPAVAAALAEAYARAVPAGPVAIDRLVLFRQDERAGRFRIIDAFPLGR from the coding sequence CTGCAGGCGCTGGCCTTCGGCATCGTCCAGGCCTTCGAGCCGTTTCGCGCAGCGCTAGGACAGGCCGATCGGGCACGGCGCCTCGCCAGCCCGCTGACACCGGCCGAGCGGGCCCACCTCGACGCCTATGGCTACCCTTATGTCGGTGACGCCTTCCGCTTCCACATGACGCTGACCGGGGCGCTCCCGCCGGAGGAGGCACCCGCCGTCGCGGCGGCCTTGGCCGAGGCCTATGCGCGCGCCGTTCCCGCAGGCCCCGTCGCGATCGACCGTCTCGTGCTGTTCCGGCAGGACGAACGGGCCGGCCGCTTCCGCATCATCGACGCCTTCCCGCTCGGCCGCTGA
- a CDS encoding alpha-D-ribose 1-methylphosphonate 5-triphosphate diphosphatase has product MQTVLTNARLILEDEIVTGTIAFENGVITAVDQGLSSLPGAVDAGGDYVAPGLVEMHTDNMEKHFMPRPKVFWPNGLAAALVHDAQMAAAGVTTVYDAICAGTPFSAKDYRKDIFADVMASLAQGQAEGVFRIDHRIHMRCELTSPDLLRDIEPYQDDALVQLVSLMDHTPGQRQWRNIEHLRTYAIGNGKTEAEFEEDVATRQQEGAANVSSNWQAVVALFSARGIPIATHDDTTVEHVEEGLASGAVISEFPTTVEAAAAAKQRGLATIAGAPNVVRGGSHSGGVSVSELAEKGLLDGLSSDYVPASLLQAVLKLHNDHGLGLPDAMGMVTWKVADILGLRDRGHLKTGLRADLVRFKALGPTPVIAAVWSKGERAF; this is encoded by the coding sequence ATGCAGACCGTTCTGACCAATGCCCGCCTGATCCTCGAGGACGAAATCGTCACGGGCACGATCGCCTTCGAGAACGGCGTCATCACGGCCGTCGACCAGGGGCTCTCCTCGCTGCCGGGCGCCGTCGACGCGGGCGGCGACTATGTCGCGCCCGGCCTCGTCGAGATGCACACCGACAACATGGAAAAGCACTTCATGCCGCGGCCCAAGGTCTTCTGGCCGAACGGGCTCGCCGCCGCGCTGGTTCATGACGCGCAGATGGCGGCGGCCGGCGTGACCACGGTCTATGACGCGATCTGCGCCGGCACGCCCTTCTCCGCCAAAGACTACCGGAAGGACATCTTCGCCGATGTGATGGCCTCGCTCGCCCAGGGCCAGGCGGAAGGCGTCTTCCGCATCGACCACCGCATCCACATGCGCTGCGAGCTGACGAGCCCCGACCTGCTCAGGGACATCGAGCCCTATCAGGACGACGCGCTGGTGCAGCTCGTCTCGCTGATGGACCACACGCCGGGCCAGCGCCAATGGCGCAACATCGAGCACCTGCGGACCTACGCGATCGGCAACGGCAAGACCGAGGCCGAATTCGAGGAGGACGTCGCCACCCGCCAGCAGGAGGGCGCCGCCAATGTCTCCAGCAACTGGCAGGCGGTGGTCGCGCTGTTCAGCGCCCGCGGCATCCCGATCGCCACCCATGACGACACCACGGTCGAGCATGTCGAGGAGGGCCTCGCTTCAGGCGCCGTGATTTCCGAATTCCCGACCACGGTCGAGGCGGCCGCGGCCGCCAAGCAGCGTGGGCTCGCCACGATTGCCGGCGCGCCCAATGTCGTGCGCGGCGGCTCCCATTCCGGCGGAGTCTCGGTCTCCGAACTGGCCGAGAAGGGGCTGCTCGACGGCCTCTCCTCCGACTATGTGCCCGCCAGCCTGCTCCAGGCCGTGCTCAAGCTCCACAACGACCATGGGCTCGGCTTGCCCGACGCCATGGGCATGGTCACCTGGAAGGTTGCCGACATCCTCGGCCTGCGCGACCGCGGCCATCTCAAGACCGGGCTGCGGGCCGATCTCGTCCGCTTCAAGGCGCTGGGACCGACCCCCGTGATCGCGGCCGTCTGGTCGAAGGGCGAGCGCGCGTTTTGA
- the phnL gene encoding phosphonate C-P lyase system protein PhnL, with product MTTMIRVENVTKAFTLHNQGGVRLPVFDDVNFSVEAGEALVLAGASGAGKSSLLRILYGNYLPSAGHIHITHAGRPVDIVTAVPRTVLDIRRRTLGFVSQFLRVIPRVSALDIVRDPLLARGVSPDQASERAKAMLARLNLPERLWTLAPATFSGGEQQRVNIARSFVDPSAIMLIDEPTASLDAANRDVVVELIAEARAKGSAIVGIFHDEAVREKVATRYLDITAFRKAA from the coding sequence ATGACCACGATGATTCGCGTCGAGAACGTCACCAAGGCCTTCACCCTGCACAACCAGGGCGGCGTCCGTCTGCCCGTCTTCGACGACGTCAATTTCAGCGTCGAGGCCGGCGAGGCGCTTGTCCTCGCGGGCGCGTCCGGCGCCGGCAAGTCGAGCCTGCTGCGCATCCTCTACGGCAACTACCTGCCGAGCGCGGGCCATATCCACATCACCCATGCCGGCCGGCCCGTCGACATCGTGACCGCCGTTCCGCGGACGGTGCTGGACATCCGCCGCCGCACGCTCGGCTTCGTCTCGCAGTTCCTGCGGGTGATCCCGCGCGTCAGCGCGCTCGACATCGTGCGCGACCCGCTTCTGGCGCGCGGCGTGTCGCCCGATCAGGCAAGCGAACGGGCGAAGGCGATGCTCGCCCGGCTCAACCTGCCCGAGCGCCTGTGGACCCTCGCGCCGGCGACCTTCTCCGGCGGCGAGCAGCAGCGCGTCAACATCGCCCGCTCCTTCGTCGATCCCTCCGCCATCATGCTGATCGACGAGCCGACCGCCTCGCTCGACGCCGCCAACCGCGACGTCGTGGTCGAACTGATCGCGGAAGCCCGTGCTAAGGGCTCCGCCATCGTCGGGATTTTCCACGACGAGGCCGTGCGCGAGAAGGTCGCGACCCGCTATCTCGACATCACCGCTTTCCGGAAGGCCGCCTGA
- the phnK gene encoding phosphonate C-P lyase system protein PhnK, giving the protein MTLHVSPPDTALEPAPLLSVAGVSRFYGERIGCQGVSFDLWPGEVLGIVGESGSGKSTLLRCLAGIDRPDEGEVLFRGGSEPLDIYSVPEQERRRLMRTAWGIVHQNPRDGLRMDVSAGGNVGERLMDRGDRHYGQIRERALDWLSRVEIAGARIDDRPRQFSGGMQQRLQIARVLVSEPRLVFMDEPTGGLDVSVQARLLDLLRVLVRDLGLAAIIVTHDLAVARLLTDRLMVMKDGHVVEQGLTDQVLDDPHHAYTQLLTSAVLSV; this is encoded by the coding sequence ATGACCCTCCACGTCTCCCCACCCGACACCGCCCTCGAACCCGCCCCCCTGCTCTCCGTCGCCGGCGTCTCGCGCTTCTATGGCGAGCGCATCGGCTGTCAGGGCGTCTCCTTCGATCTCTGGCCGGGCGAGGTGCTCGGCATCGTCGGCGAATCCGGCTCCGGCAAATCGACCCTGCTGCGCTGCCTCGCCGGCATCGACCGGCCCGACGAGGGCGAGGTTCTGTTCCGCGGTGGGAGCGAGCCGCTCGACATCTATTCGGTGCCCGAGCAGGAACGCCGCCGCCTGATGCGGACCGCCTGGGGCATCGTCCACCAGAACCCGCGCGACGGGCTGCGCATGGATGTCTCGGCCGGCGGCAATGTCGGCGAGCGCCTGATGGACCGCGGCGACCGCCATTACGGCCAGATCCGCGAGCGCGCGCTCGACTGGCTCTCGCGCGTCGAGATCGCCGGTGCGCGCATCGACGATCGCCCGCGCCAGTTCTCCGGCGGCATGCAGCAGCGCCTGCAGATTGCCCGCGTGCTCGTCTCGGAACCGCGCCTCGTCTTCATGGACGAGCCGACCGGTGGGCTCGATGTCTCGGTCCAGGCCCGCCTACTCGACCTGCTGCGCGTGCTGGTGCGCGATCTCGGGCTGGCGGCGATCATCGTCACCCACGACCTCGCCGTGGCGCGGCTTCTCACCGACCGGCTGATGGTGATGAAGGATGGCCATGTCGTCGAGCAGGGCCTGACCGACCAGGTGCTGGACGACCCGCACCACGCCTATACCCAGCTGCTGACCTCGGCGGTGCTGAGCGTATGA
- a CDS encoding alpha-D-ribose 1-methylphosphonate 5-phosphate C-P-lyase PhnJ, with protein sequence MTVHQTLPGDEASPAYNYAYLDEQTKRMIRRALLKAVAVPGYQVPFGSREMPLARGWGTGGIQVTAAIIGPSDTLKVIDQGADDTTNAVSIRRFFEKTADARTTEATEQATIIQTRHRIPEAPLTAGQIIVYQVPQPEPLRKLEPREAETRKMHAWAEYGLMQVKLYENIARFGEVTTTYDYPVMINGRYIMAPSPIPKFDNPKMHMSPALQLFGAGREKRIYALPPHTSVRSLDFEDHPFRIQSWKEPCALCAATDSYLDEVVIDDQGSRMFVCSDSHHCETRRAAGHRGAMLGDAAANGLVASEESTS encoded by the coding sequence ATGACCGTTCACCAGACCCTGCCCGGCGACGAGGCGAGCCCCGCCTACAACTACGCCTATCTGGACGAGCAGACGAAGCGGATGATCCGCCGCGCCCTCCTAAAGGCCGTCGCGGTGCCGGGCTACCAGGTGCCGTTCGGCTCCCGCGAGATGCCGCTCGCCCGCGGCTGGGGCACCGGCGGCATCCAGGTCACGGCGGCGATCATCGGCCCCTCGGACACGCTGAAGGTCATCGACCAGGGCGCCGACGACACCACCAACGCCGTCTCGATCCGCCGCTTCTTCGAGAAGACCGCCGACGCCCGCACCACGGAAGCCACCGAGCAGGCGACGATCATCCAGACCCGCCACCGCATTCCCGAGGCGCCGCTGACCGCCGGCCAGATCATCGTCTACCAGGTCCCGCAGCCGGAACCGCTGCGCAAGCTCGAGCCGCGCGAGGCTGAGACCCGGAAGATGCACGCCTGGGCCGAATACGGGCTGATGCAGGTGAAGCTCTACGAGAACATCGCCCGCTTCGGCGAGGTCACGACGACCTATGACTATCCGGTCATGATCAACGGCCGCTACATCATGGCGCCTTCGCCCATCCCCAAATTCGACAACCCGAAGATGCACATGTCGCCGGCGCTCCAGCTCTTCGGCGCCGGCCGCGAGAAGCGCATCTATGCGCTCCCGCCCCATACCAGTGTTCGCAGCCTCGATTTCGAGGACCACCCCTTCCGCATCCAGAGCTGGAAAGAGCCCTGCGCGCTCTGCGCTGCCACCGACAGCTATCTCGACGAGGTCGTGATCGACGACCAGGGCTCGCGCATGTTCGTCTGCTCGGACAGCCACCATTGCGAGACGCGTCGCGCGGCCGGCCATCGCGGTGCGATGCTGGGTGATGCGGCGGCAAATGGGCTCGTAGCCAGTGAGGAGAGCACGTCATGA
- a CDS encoding carbon-phosphorus lyase complex subunit PhnI, translating to MYVAVKGGEAAILATHDLVAEARRGDAAVPEISVAQIREQQGLACARVMNEGSLYDADLAALALKQAQGDVIEAAFLMRAYRTTLPRFGSSEPVDTAKMAIRRRVSATYKDLPGGQVLGPTYDYTHRLFDFALMDNESVMVGLDPTISGRVAASSATAAGDARVKPEHDGSAKPVAYPLDAHMPRVPDILGAEGLMEPEVAPEGDPRPFDLTREPVSFPADRDVRLQAMARGDEGFLLGLGYSVQRGFGGNHPFVGEIRVGEVSVEFVPEELGFAVDLGEITLTECQMVNQFAGSKDVPPQFTRGYGLAFGHSERKAMSMSLVDRALKARDFGEAAEYPAQQDEFVLYHSDNVEAAGFVEHLKLPHYVDFQGELELIRRIRREREARLAAEPETLPEAAE from the coding sequence ATGTATGTCGCGGTCAAAGGCGGCGAGGCCGCCATCCTCGCCACGCATGATCTGGTCGCCGAGGCCCGCCGTGGCGATGCGGCCGTGCCGGAGATCTCGGTCGCGCAGATCCGCGAGCAACAGGGTCTCGCCTGCGCCCGTGTCATGAACGAAGGCTCGCTCTACGACGCCGATCTCGCGGCGCTCGCGCTGAAACAGGCGCAGGGCGACGTGATCGAGGCCGCCTTCCTGATGCGCGCCTATCGCACCACCCTGCCCCGCTTCGGCTCTTCGGAGCCGGTCGACACCGCGAAGATGGCCATCCGCCGCCGCGTCTCGGCGACCTACAAGGATCTGCCGGGCGGGCAGGTTTTGGGGCCGACCTACGATTACACGCACCGGCTGTTCGATTTCGCGCTGATGGACAACGAGAGCGTCATGGTCGGGCTCGACCCGACCATCTCGGGACGAGTGGCAGCCTCCAGCGCGACCGCGGCGGGAGATGCTCGGGTCAAGCCCGAGCATGACGGGTCTGCCAAGCCTGTCGCTTACCCCCTCGACGCCCACATGCCACGCGTGCCCGACATCCTCGGCGCCGAGGGGCTGATGGAGCCCGAGGTTGCGCCCGAGGGCGACCCGCGCCCCTTCGACCTGACCCGCGAGCCGGTCTCCTTCCCGGCCGACCGCGACGTTCGCCTACAAGCGATGGCGCGCGGCGACGAGGGCTTCCTGCTCGGGCTCGGCTATTCCGTCCAGCGCGGCTTCGGCGGCAACCATCCTTTCGTCGGCGAGATCCGCGTCGGCGAGGTCTCGGTGGAATTCGTGCCGGAGGAACTCGGCTTCGCGGTCGATCTCGGCGAGATCACGCTGACCGAATGCCAGATGGTCAACCAGTTTGCCGGCTCAAAGGACGTTCCGCCGCAGTTCACCCGCGGCTACGGCCTGGCCTTCGGCCATAGCGAGCGCAAGGCCATGTCGATGTCGCTCGTCGACCGCGCCCTCAAGGCACGCGACTTCGGCGAGGCGGCCGAATACCCGGCGCAGCAGGACGAGTTCGTCCTCTACCACTCCGACAATGTCGAGGCGGCGGGCTTCGTCGAGCATCTGAAGCTGCCGCACTATGTCGATTTCCAGGGCGAGCTCGAACTGATCCGCCGCATCCGCCGCGAGCGCGAGGCGCGCCTCGCAGCCGAACCCGAGACGCTGCCGGAGGCCGCGGAATGA
- the phnH gene encoding phosphonate C-P lyase system protein PhnH, which produces MATETLIGAGFTDPVFQSQATFRALLGALSEPGTPQTIQGGMTPPEGLHAATATALLTLADYETPIWLPPALRDGPAGAWLRFHCGAALVEEPRRAAFAVIDGAAPAPLLSDFDPGNDQFPDRSTTIIVQCAAFDGGEPVTLSGPGIATRCEIAPAGLRPGFWAEVAANNAAYPLGVDLLLSHGDAVIGLPRSTQIGGAA; this is translated from the coding sequence ATGGCGACAGAGACCCTCATCGGCGCCGGCTTCACCGACCCCGTCTTCCAGTCCCAGGCCACCTTCCGCGCGCTGCTCGGCGCCCTGTCGGAGCCCGGCACACCGCAGACCATCCAGGGCGGCATGACTCCGCCCGAGGGTCTGCATGCGGCGACCGCGACGGCCCTGCTGACGCTCGCAGATTACGAGACGCCGATCTGGCTGCCGCCTGCGCTGCGGGACGGCCCGGCTGGCGCCTGGCTGCGCTTTCATTGCGGAGCGGCCCTCGTCGAGGAACCGCGCCGGGCGGCCTTCGCCGTCATCGACGGCGCCGCGCCGGCGCCGCTGCTCTCAGATTTCGATCCGGGCAATGACCAGTTCCCGGATCGGTCGACGACCATCATCGTGCAATGCGCCGCCTTCGACGGCGGCGAGCCGGTCACCCTCTCGGGTCCCGGCATCGCGACCCGGTGCGAGATCGCCCCGGCGGGGCTGCGGCCGGGCTTCTGGGCCGAGGTCGCCGCCAACAACGCCGCTTACCCGCTCGGCGTCGATCTGCTGCTCAGCCATGGCGACGCCGTCATCGGCCTGCCGCGCTCCACGCAAATCGGAGGGGCAGCCTGA
- the phnG gene encoding phosphonate C-P lyase system protein PhnG — translation MTAQTTDRQRWMAILARASRTEIADLVGPDLPGHEVLKAPETGTVMVEGRAGGAGRRFNLGEATVTRCVVRLSDGPMGFSYALGRDARKARLAAILDARLQREEANSPLHRAVDDLAARQNAARDLASRKAAATKVDFFTLVRGA, via the coding sequence ATGACGGCACAGACCACCGACAGGCAGCGCTGGATGGCGATCCTCGCCCGCGCCAGCCGCACCGAGATCGCCGATCTCGTTGGGCCGGACCTGCCCGGTCACGAGGTGCTGAAGGCGCCCGAGACCGGCACGGTGATGGTTGAAGGCCGTGCCGGCGGCGCCGGCCGGCGCTTCAATCTCGGCGAGGCGACCGTGACGCGCTGCGTTGTGCGGCTCTCGGATGGCCCGATGGGCTTCTCCTATGCGCTGGGTCGCGACGCCCGCAAGGCACGTCTCGCCGCAATCCTCGACGCCAGGCTCCAGCGCGAGGAGGCGAACTCGCCCCTGCACAGGGCCGTCGACGACCTCGCGGCCCGCCAGAACGCGGCCCGCGACCTCGCCTCTCGCAAGGCCGCTGCGACCAAGGTCGATTTCTTCACTCTGGTCAGGGGCGCGTGA
- the phnF gene encoding phosphonate metabolism transcriptional regulator PhnF yields the protein MTEGPGAEAGTADSGTAWRRIADDLSAAIARGDHATGDTLPAATALAERYGVHRHTVRQAFRHLAEQGLVTVSRGRGTQVSPRRVAYPLGRRVSMRANLGRLGLVGSSEMLSAAQVDGETDICSTLGLEDGTRLWRVEGRSLADGTPMGTGTHWLSVARFPEFDAAFREGGASMTAALKAYGITDYVRLSTRLTARLASEREAELLEIEPGAPVMVSVAVDALPDLTPIHLVSSVFAGERMEMVVEPFAE from the coding sequence TTGACCGAAGGCCCGGGCGCCGAAGCCGGCACCGCCGACAGCGGGACCGCCTGGCGCCGCATCGCCGACGACCTGTCCGCCGCGATCGCCCGTGGCGACCATGCCACCGGCGACACGCTGCCGGCCGCCACGGCGCTCGCGGAGCGCTATGGCGTGCATCGCCACACGGTGCGGCAGGCCTTCCGGCATCTGGCCGAGCAGGGGCTGGTGACGGTGTCGCGCGGGCGCGGCACGCAGGTAAGCCCGCGGCGCGTCGCCTATCCTCTGGGCCGGCGCGTCAGCATGCGGGCCAATCTCGGCCGGCTCGGGCTCGTCGGTTCGAGCGAGATGCTGTCGGCTGCGCAGGTCGATGGGGAGACGGATATCTGCTCGACGCTCGGGCTCGAGGACGGCACGCGGCTGTGGCGCGTCGAGGGGCGCAGCCTCGCCGACGGCACGCCGATGGGGACGGGCACGCACTGGCTGTCGGTCGCCCGCTTCCCTGAATTCGATGCAGCGTTCCGCGAAGGCGGAGCCTCGATGACGGCCGCACTCAAGGCCTATGGCATCACCGACTATGTTCGCCTGTCGACGCGGCTGACGGCCCGGCTCGCCAGCGAACGCGAGGCCGAGTTGCTCGAGATCGAGCCGGGGGCGCCGGTGATGGTCTCTGTCGCGGTCGATGCGCTCCCGGACCTGACGCCGATCCATCTGGTCAGCAGCGTCTTCGCCGGCGAGCGCATGGAGATGGTGGTCGAGCCCTTCGCGGAATGA
- a CDS encoding alpha/beta fold hydrolase: MSSLTGLLRAAVLVASCGLASLAIGADYPAPKRGVWVAKDFRFHTGETLPELKLGYATVGEPTGEPVVIIHGTAGSAASMLTPIFAGELFGAGQALDASKYFIIIPDAVGAGTSSKPSDGLRARFPRYHYADMVAAQHRLVSEGLGIRHIRLVLGNSMGGMQTWMWGVSHPDFMDALVPMASQPTEMSSRNWMMRRMIIDAVRNDPEWKGGDYTVQPPGFRTANVFFGVATSGGTLAFQHMAPTREAADKLLDERLKAAFNADANDFLYQWDASRDYNPAPKLEAIKAPVLAINSVDDERNPPETGIMERELKRLAKARLLLIPASADTRGHGTTGLAKFWAKDLAEWLPTVPRRGGGN; encoded by the coding sequence ATGTCCAGTTTGACCGGGCTGCTGCGTGCGGCCGTCCTTGTCGCGAGCTGCGGCCTCGCGAGCCTTGCCATCGGCGCCGATTACCCCGCGCCCAAGCGCGGCGTCTGGGTCGCGAAGGATTTCCGCTTCCACACCGGCGAGACGCTGCCGGAGCTGAAGCTCGGCTATGCCACGGTGGGCGAGCCGACCGGCGAACCCGTCGTGATCATCCACGGCACGGCGGGCTCCGCCGCCAGCATGCTGACGCCGATTTTCGCCGGTGAACTGTTCGGCGCCGGTCAAGCGCTCGATGCCAGCAAGTACTTCATCATCATTCCGGACGCGGTCGGGGCCGGCACCTCCTCCAAGCCATCCGACGGCCTGAGAGCCAGGTTCCCGCGCTACCATTACGCCGACATGGTCGCCGCCCAGCACAGGCTGGTGAGCGAAGGCCTCGGCATCCGCCATATCCGGCTCGTGCTGGGCAATTCGATGGGCGGCATGCAGACGTGGATGTGGGGCGTGAGCCATCCCGATTTCATGGATGCGCTGGTTCCGATGGCGTCGCAGCCGACCGAGATGTCCAGCCGCAACTGGATGATGCGGCGCATGATCATCGACGCCGTCCGCAACGATCCCGAGTGGAAGGGCGGGGATTACACCGTGCAGCCGCCCGGCTTCCGGACAGCCAATGTGTTTTTCGGTGTCGCGACCAGCGGCGGGACCCTGGCCTTCCAGCACATGGCGCCGACGCGCGAGGCCGCCGACAAGCTGCTCGACGAGCGGCTGAAGGCGGCCTTCAACGCGGATGCGAACGACTTCCTCTACCAGTGGGATGCCTCGCGCGACTACAATCCCGCGCCTAAGCTGGAGGCGATCAAGGCGCCGGTGCTGGCGATCAATTCGGTCGATGACGAGCGCAACCCGCCCGAGACCGGCATCATGGAGCGGGAACTGAAGCGTCTCGCCAAGGCGCGGCTGCTGCTGATCCCGGCCAGCGCCGACACGCGTGGCCACGGCACGACAGGGCTGGCGAAATTCTGGGCGAAAGACCTGGCCGAGTGGTTGCCCACCGTGCCCAGGCGCGGCGGGGGCAACTGA
- the phnE gene encoding phosphonate ABC transporter, permease protein PhnE has protein sequence MSLALSPAEQAALVARHQAAIDGSLRTKLTTSAVIAAMVALFLYGVSTFEVSLWRILSGLSNLGTFVVLMLPPDPGSFARAIIFVKALFETIAIAFLGTILAAVLAFPLGFIAARNVVANRIVHFLARRSLDTVRGVDALIWALIWINVVGLGPFAGMLAIMTSDIGAFGKLYSEAIEAADRKPVEGVTSLGGGRLHEIRFGLIPQVLPVIASQVLYYIESNTRSSTIIGIVGAGGIGLYLAETIRTLEWQQVSFLILLILAAVTAIDFLSARLRFAIIGQRAA, from the coding sequence ATGAGCCTCGCCTTGTCCCCGGCCGAGCAGGCCGCCCTCGTCGCCCGCCATCAGGCCGCCATCGACGGCTCGCTGCGCACGAAGTTGACGACCAGCGCCGTCATCGCGGCGATGGTCGCGCTCTTCCTCTATGGGGTCAGCACCTTCGAGGTCTCGCTCTGGCGCATCCTGTCGGGGCTCAGTAATCTTGGCACCTTCGTGGTGCTGATGCTGCCACCCGATCCCGGCTCTTTCGCCCGCGCCATCATCTTCGTGAAGGCCCTGTTCGAGACGATCGCGATCGCCTTCCTCGGCACGATCCTCGCGGCGGTGCTGGCCTTCCCGCTCGGCTTTATCGCCGCCCGCAACGTCGTCGCCAACAGGATCGTCCACTTCCTCGCCCGGCGCTCGCTCGACACGGTGCGCGGTGTGGATGCCCTGATCTGGGCGCTGATCTGGATCAACGTGGTGGGGCTGGGCCCCTTCGCCGGGATGCTGGCGATCATGACCAGTGATATCGGCGCCTTCGGCAAGCTCTATTCGGAGGCGATCGAAGCCGCCGACCGCAAGCCCGTCGAGGGCGTCACCTCGCTGGGCGGCGGCAGGCTGCACGAGATCCGCTTCGGGCTGATCCCGCAGGTCCTGCCGGTGATCGCGAGCCAGGTGCTCTACTACATCGAATCGAACACCCGCTCCTCGACCATCATCGGCATCGTCGGCGCCGGCGGCATCGGGCTTTATCTCGCCGAGACCATCCGCACGCTGGAATGGCAGCAGGTCTCGTTCCTGATCCTGCTGATCCTGGCCGCCGTCACCGCGATCGACTTCCTCTCGGCAAGGCTGCGCTTCGCGATCATCGGCCAGCGCGCGGCGTAA
- the phnE gene encoding phosphonate ABC transporter, permease protein PhnE: MTLAIDRSDPAITAHAAAYAAAMASKRRQTLIGAAVLAVLVWLSAIGSEVDLGKFADNAWRFPKYILETMPVLRWNSLSADLAEWFWGWKGWLKLLWQTVLIAYVGTILGALGGFLLCFVAAANLGRSGWLRFAAKRFLEFCRTVPEIVFALIFVIAFGLGPLPGVLAIAVHTMGAMGKLFSEVVENIDMKPVDGLTATGAGWWQTIRFAVVPQVLSNFASYSLLRFEINVRGASIMGFVGAGGIGQDLIEAIRKFYFTDVSAILLLIIVTVMLIDFGTERLRHALLSLEHGK; encoded by the coding sequence ATGACCCTCGCGATCGACCGCAGCGATCCCGCGATCACGGCTCATGCCGCCGCTTATGCGGCCGCCATGGCGTCCAAGCGCCGCCAGACGCTGATCGGCGCGGCCGTTCTCGCCGTTCTCGTGTGGCTCTCCGCCATCGGCTCGGAGGTCGATCTCGGCAAATTCGCCGACAACGCCTGGCGCTTCCCAAAATACATCCTCGAGACCATGCCGGTGCTGCGCTGGAACAGCCTCAGCGCCGATCTCGCCGAATGGTTCTGGGGCTGGAAGGGCTGGCTCAAACTGCTCTGGCAGACGGTGCTGATCGCCTATGTCGGCACGATCCTCGGCGCGCTCGGCGGCTTCCTACTCTGCTTCGTCGCCGCTGCCAATCTGGGCCGCTCGGGCTGGCTGCGCTTCGCCGCCAAGCGCTTCCTCGAATTCTGCCGCACCGTTCCCGAGATCGTTTTCGCGCTGATCTTCGTCATCGCCTTCGGGCTCGGCCCGCTGCCGGGCGTGCTGGCGATCGCCGTCCACACCATGGGCGCGATGGGCAAGCTGTTCTCCGAGGTGGTCGAGAACATCGACATGAAGCCGGTCGACGGGCTCACTGCGACGGGAGCCGGCTGGTGGCAGACGATCCGTTTCGCGGTCGTCCCCCAGGTGCTCTCCAACTTCGCCAGCTACTCGCTGCTGCGCTTCGAGATCAATGTCCGCGGCGCCTCGATCATGGGCTTCGTCGGCGCTGGCGGCATCGGCCAGGATCTGATCGAGGCCATCCGCAAATTCTACTTCACCGACGTCAGCGCCATCCTGCTGCTGATCATCGTCACCGTGATGCTGATCGATTTCGGCACCGAGCGCCTGCGCCACGCGCTGCTCAGCCTGGAGCACGGCAAATGA